One segment of Polypterus senegalus isolate Bchr_013 chromosome 8, ASM1683550v1, whole genome shotgun sequence DNA contains the following:
- the h3f3c gene encoding H3 histone, family 3C: protein MARTKQTARKSTGGKAPRKQLATKAARKSAPSTGGVKKPHRYRPGTVALREIRRYQKSTELLIRKLPFQRLVREIAQDFKTDLRFQSAAIGALQEASEAYLVGLFEDTNLCAIHAKRVTIMPKDIQLARRIRGERA, encoded by the exons ATGGCTCGTACCAAGCAGACTGCCCGTAAATCTACTGGTGGTAAAGCACCTCGCAAGCAACTGGCAACAAAGGCTGCACGCAAAAGTGCTCCTTCCACTGGAGGTGTCAAAAAACCTCATCGTTACAG GCCCGGTACTGTTGCTCTGCGAGAGATTCGCAGGTACCAAAAATCAACGGAATTGCTGATTCGCAAATTGCCTTTCCAGCGACTGGTGAGAGAGATTGCCCAGGATTTCAAGACTGATCTGCGTTTCCAAAGTGCAGCAATAGGCGCTCTGCAG GAAGCCAGTGAGGCTTACCTGGTTGGTCTGTTTGAAGATACCAACCTCTGTGCCATCCATGCCAAGAGAGTTACCATCATGCCCAAAGATATCCAGCTGGCACGCCGCATCCGTGGTGAACGTGCTTAA